In the genome of Streptomyces sp. NBC_00259, the window GCCAACGCCAGGGCCCTCGCCGAGGCGCTGCTCGCCCGTGGCTTCGACCTCGTCTCCGGCGGCACCGACAACCATCTGATCCTGATGGACCTCACGTCCAAGGACGTCCCGGGCAAGGTGGCGGCGAAGGCGCTGGACCGGGCGGGGATCGTGGTCAACTACAACACCGTCCCGTACGACCCGCGGAAGCCCTTCGACCCCTCGGGCGTCCGCATCGGCACCCCCTCCCTCACCTCGCGCGGTCTCACCGCCGAGCAGATGCCGGCCGTCGCCGCCTGGATCGACCGCGGCGTCACGGCGGCCCGCACGGGCGACGAGGACGCCCTCGCCGTGATCCGCGCCGAGGTCGCCGACCTGATGTCCGCCTTCCCGGCCCCCGGCCTCCCGGCCTAGCCCCACCCGGGCTCTGCCGCCCCACCCGGGCTCTGCCGCCCCACCCGGGCTCTGCCGCCCCACCCGGGCTCCGCCGTCCCACCCGGGCGCCCGCGCGGTGTCCGGGTGTCCGGGTGGCCGGCAGGGGCTGGAGAGGGCCTGGAGGTCCGGCAGCGGTCCTAGAGGTCCAGGAGCTGCCGGCGGGGCCCGTCGTCCCGCTCACGGCCGCGCGGGCCGGACAGCGGGTGGGGCAGGCGGGCAGCGAGGGGACGCAGGGCCAGACCGAGGGCCAGGCCCAGGGCGAGGCCCGGTATCGCCCACCACCAGTCGGTGGAGCCGGTGGAACCGGTGGAGCCGGCCGATGCAGCGGGCGGTGGGGTCGCGGTGCCGCCGTCCTGCCAGGACGAGTCCGGTGGCATGCCCGGCCCGCCCAGCTCGGTGCTCTTCTCGCCCATCACACCGAGGCTCGTCAGCAGCCGGGTCAGCTCGGCCGGCTTCGCCGCCTTGTGCCACACCCCGTCGTACGAATCCGGCAGTCCGGCCGCCGAATGGACCCAGACCGTGCGGGCGTCGTCGGACGGATAGACGCGGTCCAGCCGCCAGGGACTGATGTCGTGGGCCATCCACGTCACATTGATCTGGCGCACCCCCGTCACCGAGTCCAGGCCCGGCGGCCGGTCCTTCCCGCCGGCGGAGCCGGAGCGCAGCAGCGAGGACAGCTGCCCGTACTCCGGTGCCGAGGCGTAGAGCGCGGTCGCCTCGCCGCTCTCGGGTGAGACGATCAGCACGCTCGTCGGGCCCCCGGCCACCGCGCCGGGAGCGAGGAACAGGGCCGCACCGAGGGTCAGGCCCAGCAGTGCCACCAGTGCGGCGAGTCGTCGAAGCAGTCCCATGTCTCCCCCTGCCGACGCCGGCGCGGTACGGACCGTCCGCACCCTGTCCGCGTCACTTCTGGTACACCGCCCGAGCCCTCCGGGTTCCCACTGCGCCCCGACTTCCTCCGCCCCGATGTCCTCAGGGCATGGACTCCGCGATCTCCCGCCCGCGTGCCATGTCGGCCTCGCCCTCCAGCCGCAGCGTCGTCCGCCCGTCGGCGGACATCCACAGCAGCGTCGGCCCCGCCGTCCGCCGCGACTCGGTCCACCGCTGCCCGGCCCCGCCGGTCAGCGGGAACCTGAGCACATGCGGCTCCGCGAACCACAGCGCGGTCCGTCCGCCGGACAGCTCCAGCCACTGCGGACGGATCCGCACCTGCTTGGAGAAGCCGAGGTCCAGCCGGGCCGGGAAGACATCGAGCCTGACGGTGCTGCCCGCCCGCCCGTACCAGCACAGGCTGACCGTGCTGCGGCCGCCCGGGACCGCGCTCACCGACACCGCGTCCGGCTCGCCGAGTGCCCGCGGCGCGCGGGGCACGAAGCCCGCCCGCCGTCCGGCCTCGGCCGCCGAAACCGGCTCCCGGCACGCGGGAAGCGCCGCGCCCGGCGGAGGCGACGCCGAGGGGTCGTAACGCACCTGGACGCCGCCGAAGCCGAACCAGTCCGCGACGGCGGCCCGGACCGGGGGAGTGAGGACGAGCACCACCAGCACGCCGGAGAGCGTGACGGTCAGCGTCCGCCACCTGCGCCGGATCCACGAAGCGACCCGGCGGCGGACGGGCACCGTCTCCGCCACGGGAACCGGCACCGACTCCGCGATCATCCGGGCGAGCACCCGCTCGGCCATCGTCCCGCCGTCGACGTCCGGCAGCGGCAGTCGGCGCCCCAGCTCCCTCAGCTCGTCCTCCAGCGCGTCCCCGGGCCCGGGCCCGGGGACGGGCGGCAGCTCCCGCTCAGCCATGGTCCTCACCCCCTTCGGGGGCATCGGGCAGCAGCCGCTCCAGCTTGCGCAGCGCGCGGTTCAGCCGGGACTTGACCGTGCCGCGCGGCCAGCCCAGCGCCTGAGCGGTCTCGGACTCGTCCAGCTCCAGCAGATAGCGGTGGATCACGACCTGCCGATGCTCCTCGCCCAGCTCGTCCAGAGCGGCGAGCAGCCGCCCCCGGCGCTCGCCGGCCACCGCCGCGGCCGCCGGATCCGCCGTGTCCGGTATCAGCGGCTCCGCGGCGCCCAGCAGCATCGCCTCCCGCCCCGCCAGCTCCCGCATCCGCACCGCCGACCGCACTGTGTTCCTCGTCTCATTGACGACGATCCGGAGCAGCCACGGCCGGAAGGCCGAGCCCTCCCGGAAGCTGCCCAGTGACCTGTACGCCTTGAAGAAGGCGGACTGCACCACGTCCTCCGCGTCGGCACCCGCGCCGCAGGCCACCGCCGCGCGCAATGCCACCCGCGTGTACGCGCGCACCAGCTCCGCATACGCCTCGGGCTCCCCGGAACGTACGCGCGCGATCACCGCGGACTCGTCGACGACGGTCAGAGTGCGGCCCCCCTCCAGGGTCCCCTCCCGCATGCTCACACCCTTGATACACCGCGCGCCGCCGATCGGTTCCCGACCTGTCGGCACCACCTGAGAGAATGCTGAACATGGCCTCTGACAGTCCTCGTGTGCTCTCCGGAATCCAGCCCACCGCTGGCTCGTTCCACCTCGGCAACTATCTCGGCGCGGTCCGCCAGTGGGTCGCCCTGCAGGAGACCCACGACGCCTTCTACATGGTCGTCGACCTGCACGCGATCACGGTCCCGCAGGACCCGGCCGAGCTGCGGGCCAACACCCGGCTCGCCGCGGCCCAGCTCCTCGCCGCCGGCCTCGACCCCGAGCGCTGCACCCTCTTCGTCCAGAGCCACGTCCCCGAGCACGCCCAGCTCGGCTGGGTCATGAACTGCCTCACCGGCTTCGGCGAGGCCTCGCGCATGACGCAGTTCAAGGACAAGTCCGCCAAGCAGGGCGCCGACCGGGCCACCGTCGGCCTCTTCACGTACCCGATCCT includes:
- a CDS encoding RNA polymerase sigma factor, whose protein sequence is MREGTLEGGRTLTVVDESAVIARVRSGEPEAYAELVRAYTRVALRAAVACGAGADAEDVVQSAFFKAYRSLGSFREGSAFRPWLLRIVVNETRNTVRSAVRMRELAGREAMLLGAAEPLIPDTADPAAAAVAGERRGRLLAALDELGEEHRQVVIHRYLLELDESETAQALGWPRGTVKSRLNRALRKLERLLPDAPEGGEDHG